From one Planktothrix agardhii NIES-204 genomic stretch:
- a CDS encoding putative adenylate cyclase, translating to MASLSRRLLGLNKKAPKLSLRVVFVVPFLIQIFASVGLTGWLSFRNGSIVVNDLATQLRIELSNRIQQELNTYLETPHIINQINVDTLRMGLISVDNIPQMEKYLWSQLKQFKTASYIGIGLQNGYYVGANRNDDGTIEFDIVDKSTAGKFHKWLTNNQGDRQELLSVREDYDPRVRPWYEAGVKAGKPVWSEIYAYFGSKVLVISANQPIYNRNKQLLGVASTDLTLERISQFLNRLKIGKTGQIFVMERNGYLVATSTLEETFIVHKKEKETKRIKGIKSSDILTQATSSYLLQYFGNLDQIKTSTQLTFEINGKQQYLQVTPLSDQRGINWLIIVVVPESDFMAEIHTNTQTTILLCIVALLVATLCGIFTARWISTPILRLSQASQAIASGELEQTIPVEPIKELGILATSFNTMTQQLKASFNELEKTNAELEQRVEERTADLRLEKERSEQLLLNILPEVIANQLKHNTKAIASAIEEVTILFADVVGFTPLSSQIPPIELVSVLNEMFSIFDHLAEKNGLEKIKTIGDAYMVVGGLPLPKANHAEAIADMALGMQAAMAEFKVPLERFNIDSQFQIRIGINTGSVVAGVIGIKKFIYDLWGDAVNIASRMESSGDPGRIQVTEATYHRIKDQYNFEKRGIISIKGKGEMTTYWLIGKK from the coding sequence ATGGCATCTCTATCTCGTCGTCTATTAGGATTGAATAAAAAAGCACCTAAACTATCCCTGCGGGTTGTTTTTGTGGTTCCTTTTCTGATCCAAATTTTTGCATCCGTCGGACTAACAGGATGGTTGTCTTTTAGAAATGGTTCGATAGTCGTTAATGATTTAGCAACTCAATTAAGAATTGAATTAAGTAACCGCATCCAACAGGAACTTAATACTTATTTAGAAACCCCCCACATCATCAATCAAATTAATGTTGATACCCTGAGAATGGGATTAATTAGTGTGGATAATATTCCCCAGATGGAAAAGTATCTGTGGAGTCAGTTAAAACAATTTAAAACCGCTAGTTATATTGGAATTGGATTACAAAATGGCTATTATGTAGGCGCTAATCGTAATGATGATGGTACGATAGAATTTGATATTGTTGATAAAAGTACCGCCGGAAAGTTTCATAAATGGTTAACTAATAATCAAGGCGATCGCCAAGAATTATTAAGTGTTAGAGAAGATTATGATCCTAGAGTTCGTCCTTGGTATGAAGCGGGAGTCAAAGCAGGAAAACCCGTTTGGAGTGAAATTTATGCTTATTTTGGTTCTAAAGTTTTAGTAATTTCCGCCAACCAACCTATTTATAATCGCAATAAACAGTTATTAGGAGTAGCGAGTACCGATTTAACCCTAGAACGCATTAGTCAATTTCTAAACCGTTTAAAAATTGGTAAAACCGGACAAATCTTTGTCATGGAAAGAAACGGATATTTAGTCGCCACCTCAACCCTAGAAGAAACCTTTATTGTTCATAAAAAAGAGAAGGAAACCAAACGGATTAAAGGAATTAAAAGTAGTGATATTTTAACTCAGGCTACCTCTAGTTATTTACTGCAATATTTTGGTAATTTAGATCAGATTAAAACCTCAACTCAACTGACCTTTGAGATTAATGGAAAACAACAATATTTACAAGTTACTCCCCTATCTGATCAACGGGGAATTAATTGGTTAATTATCGTTGTCGTACCGGAATCGGATTTTATGGCAGAAATTCATACTAATACTCAGACAACTATTTTATTATGTATTGTGGCGTTATTAGTAGCCACCTTATGTGGTATTTTTACCGCCCGTTGGATTAGTACCCCAATTTTGCGTTTGAGTCAAGCTAGTCAAGCGATCGCCAGTGGAGAATTAGAACAAACAATCCCGGTCGAACCCATTAAGGAATTAGGGATTTTAGCTACTTCTTTTAATACCATGACCCAACAGTTAAAAGCCTCTTTTAATGAGTTAGAAAAAACCAATGCCGAATTAGAACAAAGGGTCGAAGAACGCACCGCCGATTTAAGGTTAGAAAAAGAAAGATCGGAACAATTATTATTAAATATTTTACCCGAAGTTATTGCCAATCAACTCAAACATAATACAAAAGCCATCGCTTCTGCGATTGAAGAAGTGACCATTTTATTTGCCGATGTGGTAGGATTTACTCCCCTATCTTCTCAAATTCCGCCGATAGAATTAGTTAGTGTTCTGAATGAAATGTTTTCGATTTTTGATCATTTAGCTGAAAAAAATGGTCTGGAAAAAATCAAAACCATTGGTGATGCTTATATGGTGGTCGGAGGTTTGCCCTTACCCAAAGCCAATCATGCTGAAGCGATCGCCGATATGGCATTAGGAATGCAAGCCGCCATGGCTGAATTTAAAGTACCCTTAGAAAGATTTAATATCGACTCTCAATTTCAAATTAGAATTGGGATTAATACTGGATCTGTAGTAGCGGGGGTGATCGGAATTAAAAAGTTTATTTATGATTTATGGGGGGATGCAGTTAATATTGCTTCTCGGATGGAATCTTCCGGTGATCCCGGACGAATTCAAGTCACAGAAGCAACTTATCACAGAATTAAAGATCAATATAACTTTGAAAAACGGGGCATAATTTCCATTAAAGGAAAAGGAGAAATGACTACCTATTGGTTGATCGGTAAAAAATAG
- a CDS encoding restriction modification system DNA specificity domain-containing protein — translation MKPEAQARQKIDQLLTDAGWQVQDYEQINLSAGLGIAVREYHLNSGFADYLLFINRKAVGIIEAKPVGKTLSGVEIQSDKYSFNLPKTLSCHQKPLPFIYESTGGETYFRDSRDPDYRCILKQAFEGKLVPQDPNDEPAEKLLERIKVEKAKQTTTKTKKKTQSKKQSDFQLEIPLK, via the coding sequence ATGAAGCCCGAAGCACAAGCAAGGCAGAAAATTGACCAACTCCTCACTGACGCAGGTTGGCAGGTTCAAGACTATGAACAAATCAACTTGAGCGCCGGGTTAGGAATAGCCGTGCGAGAATATCACCTCAACTCTGGGTTCGCGGACTACCTTTTATTTATTAACCGTAAAGCGGTTGGAATTATTGAAGCTAAACCTGTCGGTAAAACCCTCAGTGGGGTAGAAATACAATCCGATAAATATTCCTTTAATTTGCCCAAAACCCTGTCCTGTCACCAAAAACCCTTACCCTTCATCTACGAAAGCACCGGGGGAGAAACTTATTTTCGAGATTCCCGTGATCCTGATTATCGCTGTATCTTAAAACAAGCCTTTGAAGGTAAACTTGTTCCCCAAGACCCCAATGACGAACCCGCCGAAAAATTGTTAGAACGAATTAAAGTCGAAAAAGCTAAACAGACAACAACTAAAACTAAAAAAAAGACCCAATCAAAAAAACAATCAGATTTTCAACTTGAAATACCCTTAAAATAA